One segment of Alistipes finegoldii DSM 17242 DNA contains the following:
- the rpsH gene encoding 30S ribosomal protein S8: protein MTDPIADFLTRIRNAVKANHKVVEAPGSKIKQEITKILYEQGYILAYKFDTDEKGHPSIKIALKWDAATKGNAIKDLKRVSRPGLRQYVSVADMPRVLNGLGIAVLSTSKGIMTDAKARKENVGGEVLCYIY from the coding sequence ATGACTGATCCTATTGCGGACTTTCTGACCAGAATTAGAAACGCAGTGAAAGCCAACCACAAGGTGGTTGAAGCTCCTGGCTCAAAAATTAAGCAGGAAATCACTAAGATTCTTTACGAGCAGGGCTACATCCTCGCTTACAAATTCGACACCGACGAGAAAGGTCACCCGTCGATCAAAATCGCCCTTAAATGGGACGCTGCCACCAAGGGCAACGCCATCAAGGACCTCAAGCGCGTGAGCCGTCCGGGTCTGCGCCAGTATGTGTCGGTGGCCGACATGCCCCGCGTGCTGAACGGTCTGGGCATCGCCGTGCTCTCGACTTCGAAAGGCATCATGACCGACGCCAAGGCCCGTAAGGAAAACGTGGGCGGCGAGGTGCTGTGCTACATCTACTAA
- the rplR gene encoding 50S ribosomal protein L18 translates to MSLNKIERRERIKMRIRKIVSGTAEQPRMTVYRSNKQIYVQFIDDLAGVTMAAASSLDKEVAEAAAGKNKCEVAALVGKLAAERAAAKGISSVAFDRNGYLYHGRVKQLAEAAREGGLKF, encoded by the coding sequence ATGTCATTGAACAAGATAGAAAGAAGAGAGAGGATCAAGATGCGTATCCGCAAGATCGTGAGCGGAACCGCCGAACAGCCTCGCATGACTGTATATCGTAGCAACAAGCAGATCTACGTGCAGTTTATTGATGACCTTGCAGGTGTGACCATGGCTGCGGCATCCTCGCTGGACAAAGAGGTGGCGGAAGCCGCCGCCGGCAAGAACAAGTGCGAAGTAGCCGCCCTCGTGGGCAAACTGGCTGCCGAGCGCGCTGCCGCCAAAGGCATTTCGTCCGTAGCGTTCGACCGCAACGGCTACCTGTATCACGGAAGAGTTAAACAGCTGGCCGAAGCAGCACGCGAAGGCGGTCTTAAATTCTAA
- the rplV gene encoding 50S ribosomal protein L22 — protein sequence MGARKAIKAEKIKAEKKQKAIAVLRDCPTSPRKMRLVADIIRGVEINKALGILRFSKKEASIRMEKLLKSAIANWEAKNENERLEDTKLCVKEVFVDGGRMLKRIQAAPQGRAHRIRKRSNHVTIVVDKMVTVENK from the coding sequence ATGGGTGCAAGAAAAGCAATAAAAGCCGAGAAAATCAAGGCTGAGAAGAAGCAGAAAGCAATCGCTGTTCTGCGTGATTGCCCGACCTCTCCCCGCAAGATGCGCCTCGTGGCCGACATCATCCGCGGCGTCGAGATCAACAAGGCATTGGGCATCCTTCGTTTTTCGAAGAAGGAGGCGTCGATCCGTATGGAGAAACTGCTCAAGTCGGCTATCGCCAACTGGGAAGCCAAGAACGAAAACGAACGTCTGGAAGACACCAAGCTGTGCGTGAAAGAGGTATTCGTAGACGGAGGCCGCATGCTGAAGCGTATTCAGGCAGCGCCTCAGGGCCGCGCTCACCGCATTCGCAAACGTTCGAATCACGTGACGATCGTAGTTGATAAAATGGTAACCGTAGAAAACAAGTAA
- the rpsQ gene encoding 30S ribosomal protein S17 — MERNLRKERIGVVVSNKMEKTIVVAVARKVKHPIYGKFVNKTTKFVAESLDETCKEGDTVRIMETRPLSKTKRWRLVQIIERAK; from the coding sequence ATGGAAAGAAATCTTAGAAAAGAGCGTATTGGGGTGGTTGTCAGCAACAAAATGGAAAAGACCATTGTGGTTGCGGTCGCACGCAAAGTGAAGCATCCCATTTACGGTAAGTTCGTCAACAAGACGACGAAGTTCGTCGCTGAGAGCCTCGACGAGACCTGCAAGGAGGGCGATACCGTGCGCATCATGGAAACCCGCCCGCTGAGCAAGACGAAGCGTTGGAGATTAGTACAAATCATTGAAAGAGCTAAGTAA
- the rplE gene encoding 50S ribosomal protein L5, translated as MAYVPTLKTQYKERIEPALMKEFGYSSVMQCPKLTKIVINQGMGQAVADKKLIDVAEAELTQITGQKAVQTRSRKDISNFKLRKGMPIGVRVTLRDTKMYEFLERLIAVALPRIRDFKGINEKFDGQGNYTLGITEQIIFPEIDIDKITKIFGMEITFVTTAKTDEEAYALLREFGLPFKNAKKNQ; from the coding sequence ATGGCATACGTACCTACACTCAAGACACAATATAAGGAGCGGATCGAACCCGCCCTTATGAAGGAGTTCGGTTATTCGAGCGTCATGCAGTGCCCGAAGCTCACGAAGATCGTTATCAATCAGGGTATGGGACAGGCTGTAGCCGATAAGAAGCTTATCGACGTGGCCGAGGCCGAGCTGACGCAGATCACGGGCCAGAAAGCCGTGCAGACGCGTTCGCGCAAGGACATCTCCAACTTCAAGCTGCGTAAGGGCATGCCCATCGGCGTGCGCGTGACGCTGCGCGATACGAAGATGTACGAGTTCTTGGAGCGTCTGATCGCCGTGGCTCTGCCCCGCATCCGCGACTTCAAGGGTATCAACGAGAAGTTCGACGGTCAGGGCAACTACACCCTCGGCATCACCGAGCAGATTATCTTCCCGGAGATCGACATCGACAAGATCACCAAGATCTTCGGTATGGAGATTACGTTCGTTACCACGGCCAAGACCGACGAGGAGGCTTACGCGCTGCTCCGCGAATTCGGCCTTCCTTTCAAAAACGCTAAAAAGAATCAATAA
- the rplB gene encoding 50S ribosomal protein L2, with product MAVKKFKPVTPGTRHKIIGTFDEITTNKPEKSLLSPQKNSGGRNNSGKMTVRYIGGGNKQMYRNIDFKRTKDGIAATVKTIEYDPNRTARIALLVYADGEKSYIIAPNGLQVGQTVVSGAGVAPEVGNTLFLSEIPLGTVIHNIELYPGQGAAMARSAGSYAQLLAREGKFAIIKLPSGETRMVLVTCRATVGVVSNIDHSLESSGKAGRERWLGRRPRNRGVVMNPVDHPMGGGEGRASGGHPRSRKGLLAKGYKTRNPKKTTSKFIISKKKK from the coding sequence ATGGCAGTAAAAAAATTCAAACCCGTTACTCCGGGTACAAGACATAAGATCATCGGTACGTTCGACGAAATCACGACGAATAAGCCTGAGAAATCGTTGCTCAGCCCCCAGAAGAATTCGGGCGGACGCAACAATTCCGGTAAGATGACGGTCCGCTATATCGGCGGCGGTAACAAGCAGATGTATCGTAACATCGACTTCAAACGCACCAAGGACGGCATCGCTGCGACTGTAAAAACTATCGAGTACGATCCCAATCGTACCGCACGTATTGCACTTCTGGTATATGCCGACGGTGAGAAGAGCTACATCATCGCACCGAACGGACTCCAAGTGGGGCAGACCGTGGTAAGCGGCGCAGGCGTCGCTCCCGAAGTCGGAAACACGCTCTTCCTGAGCGAGATTCCGCTGGGTACGGTCATCCACAATATCGAACTCTACCCCGGTCAGGGAGCCGCGATGGCTCGCTCCGCCGGTTCTTACGCCCAGCTGCTGGCTCGTGAGGGCAAATTCGCCATCATCAAGCTGCCTTCGGGCGAGACTCGTATGGTACTCGTAACTTGCCGCGCTACCGTGGGTGTCGTGTCGAACATCGACCACAGCCTCGAAAGCTCCGGTAAGGCTGGTCGTGAGCGTTGGCTCGGCCGTCGTCCGCGCAACCGCGGCGTGGTGATGAACCCCGTCGATCACCCGATGGGTGGTGGCGAAGGCCGTGCGTCGGGTGGTCACCCCCGTTCGCGCAAGGGTCTCTTGGCCAAGGGTTACAAGACGCGTAATCCCAAGAAGACGACCTCGAAGTTTATTATTTCCAAGAAGAAAAAATAA
- the rpsS gene encoding 30S ribosomal protein S19 — MSRSLKKGPFIDPKLEAKVVAQAEGNKKSVIKTWSRASMISPDFVGQTIAVHNGNKFIPVYVTENMVGHKLGEFAPTRNFRGHAGNKKK, encoded by the coding sequence ATGAGCCGTTCATTAAAAAAAGGACCGTTTATCGACCCCAAGCTCGAAGCGAAAGTCGTCGCTCAGGCCGAAGGTAACAAAAAGTCGGTCATCAAAACTTGGTCGCGTGCAAGTATGATCTCGCCTGACTTCGTAGGTCAGACGATCGCTGTCCACAACGGAAACAAGTTTATTCCGGTGTATGTAACAGAGAATATGGTAGGACACAAGCTCGGTGAGTTTGCTCCCACCCGTAACTTCCGCGGTCACGCAGGTAACAAGAAAAAATAG
- the fusA gene encoding elongation factor G — MATRDLNYTRNIGIMAHIDAGKTTTSERILFYTGKTHKIGETHEGAAVMDWMVQEQERGITITSAATTAFWNYKGNQYQINLIDTPGHVDFTVEVERSLRVLDGAVATFCAVGGVEPQSETVWRQADKYNVPRLGYVNKMDRTGADFLAVCAQIKEHFGATALPVVLPIGAEDKFEGLVDLIYNNAIYYYDDKTVRDNFELKEIPESMKAEAAEWRAKLIEEVAATDDALMEKFFEDPDSITAEELLAAIRKATISMQVVPMLCGSSFHNKGVQKLLDYVMAFLPSPLDVPAVTGINPKTEKEETRNASEDDPFCGLAFKIATDPFVGRLAFVRVYSGKLDAGSYVLDTRSGKRERISRIYQMHANKQNPMETVGAGDICAAVGFKEIRTGDTLCAENAPIVLEQMTFPEPVIGLAVEPKTQKDLDKLGIALGKLAEEDPTFTVHTDEDSGQTVISGMGELHLDIIVDRLRREFGVEINQGAPQVNYKEALTKTVQHREVFKKQTGGRGKFADIIFEIGPADEGQIGLTFVDEVKGGNIPKEFIPSVQKGFASAMDNGALAGYKMDSMKVTLKDGSFHPVDSDQLSFEIAARNGYRAAAPKAGSVILEPIMSVEVVTPEESMGDIIGDLNKRRGQITGMESKGTARVVKAKVPLSEMFGYVTVLRTISSGRATSSMEFSHFEEVPANLAKEIIEKASGKRKDIE; from the coding sequence GCAGGAGCGCGGTATCACGATCACCTCGGCCGCAACGACCGCATTCTGGAACTACAAGGGCAATCAGTATCAGATCAACCTGATCGACACTCCGGGACACGTGGACTTCACCGTCGAGGTGGAGCGTTCGCTGCGCGTGCTGGACGGCGCCGTTGCGACGTTCTGCGCCGTGGGCGGCGTCGAGCCCCAGTCGGAGACCGTATGGCGTCAGGCCGACAAGTACAACGTCCCCCGTCTGGGTTATGTCAACAAGATGGACCGCACGGGCGCCGACTTCTTGGCCGTGTGCGCGCAGATCAAAGAGCACTTCGGTGCGACGGCCCTGCCGGTCGTTCTTCCCATCGGCGCCGAGGACAAGTTCGAGGGTCTGGTAGACCTTATATATAATAATGCGATCTACTACTACGACGACAAGACCGTGCGCGACAACTTCGAGCTGAAGGAGATTCCCGAATCGATGAAGGCCGAGGCTGCCGAATGGCGCGCCAAGCTCATCGAAGAGGTTGCGGCGACCGACGACGCCCTGATGGAGAAATTCTTCGAGGATCCGGATTCGATCACGGCCGAGGAGCTGCTCGCAGCTATCCGCAAGGCCACGATCTCGATGCAGGTCGTGCCGATGCTCTGCGGTTCGTCGTTCCACAACAAGGGCGTTCAGAAACTGCTCGACTACGTGATGGCTTTCCTGCCTTCGCCGCTCGACGTGCCCGCAGTGACGGGTATCAACCCCAAAACCGAGAAGGAAGAGACGCGTAACGCCTCCGAGGACGATCCGTTCTGCGGTCTGGCGTTCAAGATCGCTACCGACCCGTTCGTAGGCCGTCTGGCTTTCGTGCGCGTTTACTCCGGTAAACTGGACGCAGGTTCCTATGTGCTGGATACCCGCAGCGGCAAGCGCGAGCGTATCAGCCGTATCTACCAGATGCACGCCAACAAGCAGAATCCGATGGAGACCGTCGGCGCCGGCGATATCTGCGCTGCCGTAGGTTTCAAGGAGATTCGCACGGGCGACACGCTCTGCGCCGAGAACGCACCGATCGTTCTGGAGCAGATGACCTTCCCCGAACCGGTGATCGGTCTGGCGGTCGAGCCTAAGACCCAGAAGGACCTCGACAAACTCGGCATCGCGCTGGGTAAGCTGGCCGAGGAAGACCCCACCTTCACGGTGCATACCGACGAGGATTCGGGACAGACCGTCATTAGCGGTATGGGCGAGCTGCACCTCGATATCATCGTAGACCGTCTGCGCCGCGAGTTCGGTGTGGAGATCAACCAAGGCGCTCCTCAGGTCAACTACAAGGAGGCGCTCACCAAGACGGTTCAGCACCGCGAGGTCTTCAAGAAGCAGACCGGCGGTCGCGGTAAGTTCGCCGACATCATCTTCGAGATCGGTCCCGCCGACGAAGGTCAGATCGGACTCACGTTCGTGGATGAGGTCAAGGGCGGTAATATTCCCAAGGAGTTCATTCCTTCTGTTCAGAAAGGTTTTGCTTCGGCGATGGACAACGGCGCTCTGGCCGGCTACAAGATGGACTCGATGAAGGTTACCCTCAAGGACGGTTCGTTCCACCCGGTAGACTCCGACCAGCTCTCGTTCGAGATCGCTGCCCGTAACGGTTACCGCGCAGCTGCTCCCAAGGCCGGTTCGGTGATTCTGGAGCCCATCATGTCCGTGGAGGTCGTGACCCCTGAGGAGAGCATGGGTGATATCATCGGCGACCTGAACAAGCGCCGCGGACAGATCACCGGCATGGAGTCCAAGGGCACGGCTCGCGTCGTGAAGGCCAAGGTTCCCCTGTCGGAAATGTTCGGCTATGTGACCGTGCTCCGTACCATTTCGTCGGGCCGCGCCACTTCGTCCATGGAGTTCTCGCACTTCGAGGAGGTTCCTGCCAACTTGGCCAAGGAGATCATCGAGAAAGCGAGTGGTAAACGTAAGGATATAGAATAA
- the rplX gene encoding 50S ribosomal protein L24 has translation MSVKLHIKKGDMVQVIAGDNKGQQGKVLKVEVTKQRAIVEGVNLCKKATKPNAQNPQGGIVEKEAAIHISNLQVLDPKSGKPTKVGRKLNAKGKLVRYAKKSGEEIK, from the coding sequence ATGTCAGTGAAATTACATATTAAGAAAGGGGATATGGTCCAAGTCATTGCCGGTGACAACAAAGGCCAGCAGGGCAAAGTCCTGAAGGTCGAGGTTACGAAGCAGCGTGCCATCGTCGAAGGCGTGAACCTCTGCAAGAAGGCTACCAAACCCAACGCGCAGAATCCCCAAGGCGGCATCGTCGAGAAAGAAGCGGCGATCCACATCTCGAACTTGCAGGTGCTCGACCCCAAAAGCGGTAAACCCACGAAGGTCGGTCGTAAGCTCAATGCAAAAGGTAAATTAGTCCGTTACGCTAAAAAGTCAGGGGAGGAGATCAAATAA
- the rpmC gene encoding 50S ribosomal protein L29, producing the protein MKSAEIKDISIKDLQERIETEKAQLAKLKVQHAVSPVENPSIIKKNRRDIARMLTILRQKNA; encoded by the coding sequence ATGAAAAGTGCAGAAATCAAGGATATTTCGATCAAGGACCTGCAGGAGCGCATCGAGACCGAAAAGGCGCAGCTGGCGAAGCTGAAGGTGCAGCACGCGGTGTCTCCCGTCGAGAACCCTTCTATCATTAAGAAAAATCGCAGAGATATAGCTCGCATGCTGACAATCCTGCGTCAAAAGAACGCCTAA
- the rpsN gene encoding 30S ribosomal protein S14 encodes MAKESMKAREVKRVKLANRYAHKREEIAAKLKSGEIDHEEAWVALSKLPRNSNPIRQHNRCKITGRPKGYIRLFGISRIQFREMASKGLIPGVTKASW; translated from the coding sequence ATGGCAAAAGAGTCAATGAAGGCACGCGAGGTAAAACGCGTGAAACTCGCAAACCGCTATGCACACAAGCGCGAGGAGATTGCTGCCAAGTTGAAGAGCGGTGAGATCGACCACGAGGAGGCTTGGGTTGCGCTTTCGAAGCTGCCCCGCAACTCGAATCCGATCCGCCAGCACAACCGCTGCAAGATCACGGGCCGTCCCAAGGGCTATATCCGCCTGTTCGGCATCAGCCGTATCCAGTTCCGCGAGATGGCTTCGAAGGGTCTGATCCCCGGCGTTACGAAAGCAAGCTGGTAA
- the rplW gene encoding 50S ribosomal protein L23: MEIIIKPVLTEKMTIQGEKLNRYGFIVDVRANKLQIRNAVEQMYNVVVTNVNTVNYMGKLKSRFTKAGLLEGRANNFKKAIVTLKDGDKIDFYSNI, from the coding sequence ATGGAAATTATTATTAAGCCGGTTTTGACCGAAAAAATGACGATTCAGGGCGAAAAGTTGAATCGCTACGGTTTTATCGTTGACGTGAGGGCTAACAAGCTGCAGATTCGCAATGCCGTAGAGCAGATGTACAACGTCGTCGTGACAAATGTGAACACCGTGAACTACATGGGCAAACTCAAGAGCCGCTTTACCAAAGCCGGGCTTCTGGAGGGTCGCGCTAACAACTTCAAGAAGGCTATCGTCACCTTGAAGGACGGAGATAAGATAGATTTTTACAGTAATATCTAA
- the rpsC gene encoding 30S ribosomal protein S3 has protein sequence MGQKVNPIANRLGIIRGWDSNWFGGKDFSEKLVEDAKIRKYLNVRLAKASISKIIIERTLKLVTVTISTARPGIIIGKGGQEVDKLKEELKKLTGKEIQINIFEVKRPEVDAVIVGQNIARQLEGRVSFRRAVKTAVASTMRMGAEGIKIQVSGRVGGAEMARSETIKEGRIPLHTFRADVDFCLTEALTKVGILGVKVWICQGIVYGKRDLFEIAGASAQAPSGDRGERGDRGDRRGRGDRRGGRGDRGDRGGDRRRNNNNK, from the coding sequence ATGGGACAGAAAGTTAATCCGATAGCAAATCGTCTTGGTATCATCCGCGGTTGGGATTCCAACTGGTTCGGCGGCAAAGACTTCTCCGAGAAGCTGGTCGAGGACGCCAAGATCCGCAAATACCTGAATGTCCGTCTGGCCAAGGCAAGCATCTCGAAGATCATCATCGAGCGCACGCTGAAACTGGTTACGGTAACCATTTCCACCGCCCGTCCGGGCATCATCATCGGCAAGGGCGGTCAGGAGGTCGACAAGCTCAAGGAAGAGCTGAAGAAGCTCACCGGCAAGGAGATTCAGATCAATATCTTCGAGGTAAAGCGTCCTGAGGTGGATGCCGTCATCGTAGGCCAGAACATCGCCCGCCAGCTGGAGGGCCGCGTATCGTTCCGCCGCGCCGTGAAGACGGCCGTGGCATCGACCATGCGCATGGGCGCCGAGGGTATCAAGATTCAGGTTTCCGGCCGTGTAGGCGGTGCCGAGATGGCCCGCAGCGAAACCATCAAGGAGGGGCGTATTCCGCTGCATACGTTCCGTGCCGACGTGGATTTCTGCCTGACCGAGGCGCTCACGAAAGTGGGTATTCTGGGTGTGAAGGTTTGGATCTGCCAAGGCATCGTGTACGGCAAGCGTGACCTGTTCGAGATTGCAGGCGCATCGGCGCAGGCTCCTTCGGGGGACCGTGGCGAGCGCGGTGATCGCGGAGACCGTCGCGGCCGCGGAGACCGTCGCGGAGGACGCGGCGACCGTGGCGACCGCGGTGGTGACCGTCGTCGCAACAACAACAATAAGTAA
- the rplP gene encoding 50S ribosomal protein L16, whose product MLQPKKTKFRRMQKGRMKGIAQRGNQLAYGSFAIKALESTWITGRQIEAARQAITRYMKREGQLWIRIFPDKPITKKPAEVRMGKGKGNPEGFVAPVTPGRILFEAEGVPLEIAQEALRLGAQKLPITTKFIVRRDYVETTI is encoded by the coding sequence ATGTTACAGCCGAAAAAGACCAAATTTAGAAGAATGCAGAAGGGTCGTATGAAAGGTATCGCTCAGAGAGGTAACCAACTTGCATACGGATCGTTCGCAATCAAGGCACTTGAATCGACTTGGATCACAGGTCGTCAGATAGAGGCGGCCCGTCAGGCCATCACCCGTTACATGAAGCGTGAAGGTCAGCTCTGGATCCGCATCTTCCCCGATAAACCCATCACGAAGAAACCCGCCGAGGTGCGTATGGGTAAGGGTAAGGGTAATCCCGAAGGATTCGTGGCGCCCGTTACTCCCGGACGTATTCTCTTCGAGGCGGAAGGCGTGCCCTTGGAAATCGCGCAGGAGGCCCTGCGTCTGGGTGCCCAGAAACTGCCTATTACCACCAAGTTTATCGTACGGCGTGACTACGTCGAAACCACAATCTAA
- the rplN gene encoding 50S ribosomal protein L14: MVQQESRLIVADNSGAKEVLCIRVLGGTKRRYASIGDKIVVAVKSATPSGDVKKGAVSKAVVVRTTKEIRRANGSYIRFDDNAVVLLNNQGEMRGTRIFGPVARELRDQYMKIISLAPEVL, encoded by the coding sequence ATGGTACAGCAGGAAAGTAGACTCATAGTAGCTGATAACAGCGGTGCGAAGGAAGTCCTCTGCATCCGGGTGCTCGGCGGCACCAAGCGCCGCTACGCATCTATCGGTGATAAGATTGTGGTGGCTGTCAAGAGCGCGACTCCTTCGGGCGACGTCAAGAAGGGCGCCGTGTCGAAAGCGGTTGTCGTAAGAACGACCAAGGAAATCAGACGCGCCAACGGTTCGTACATTCGTTTCGACGACAACGCCGTGGTGCTGCTTAACAACCAGGGTGAAATGCGCGGTACTCGTATATTCGGCCCCGTAGCTCGTGAGCTGCGCGACCAGTATATGAAGATTATCTCCCTCGCACCCGAAGTATTGTAA
- the rplD gene encoding 50S ribosomal protein L4, whose amino-acid sequence MELAVLNTQGKETGRKVVLSDAVFGVEANDHAIYLDVKQYLADQRQGTHKSKQRNEVAGSTRKLKRQKGTGGARCGSIKSPLFPGGGRIFGPQPRDYSFKLNKKLKQLARRSALTYKAQAGAISVVETLSLDAPKTKAVVALADALKVADKKVLLVLPESNANLQLSCRNLPYVQPVLAQNVCTYDVMNASAIVMVEGAENVLNTMLA is encoded by the coding sequence ATGGAATTAGCTGTTTTAAACACACAAGGAAAAGAAACGGGTCGTAAGGTAGTTCTTTCGGACGCCGTCTTCGGCGTGGAGGCTAATGACCACGCTATCTACCTCGACGTGAAGCAGTATCTTGCTGATCAGCGTCAGGGCACGCACAAGTCGAAGCAGCGCAACGAAGTCGCCGGCTCGACGCGCAAGCTCAAGCGTCAGAAAGGCACTGGCGGCGCCCGTTGCGGCAGCATCAAGTCTCCGCTGTTTCCGGGCGGCGGCCGTATCTTCGGTCCCCAGCCCCGCGATTACAGCTTCAAGCTCAACAAGAAGCTCAAGCAGCTCGCTCGTCGCAGCGCTTTGACCTACAAGGCTCAGGCAGGTGCGATCAGCGTTGTGGAAACCCTCTCGCTGGATGCTCCCAAGACCAAGGCTGTCGTGGCTTTGGCCGACGCACTGAAAGTTGCAGACAAGAAAGTGCTGCTGGTTCTCCCGGAGTCCAACGCCAATCTTCAGCTTTCGTGCCGCAACCTGCCTTACGTACAGCCCGTGCTGGCTCAGAACGTCTGCACCTACGACGTGATGAACGCATCGGCGATCGTGATGGTGGAAGGTGCCGAGAATGTTTTGAATACGATGTTAGCTTAA
- the rplF gene encoding 50S ribosomal protein L6, giving the protein MSRIGKLPVNLPAGVTVEVSADNVVSVKGPLGTLSQKVDSDIKVEVGTHKDIHTGNEIPAVLVSRPTNQPRHRSLHGLYRALINNMVVGVSKGYEIKQELVGVGFKAEVKGQILEMSLGYSHDTHFMLPKEVTATAVTEKKGNPIVTLKSMDKQLIGQVAAKIRSLRKPEPYKGKGIKFVGEQLRRKAGKSAGAK; this is encoded by the coding sequence ATGTCAAGAATTGGTAAATTACCTGTAAACCTGCCCGCCGGCGTTACCGTAGAGGTTTCGGCCGACAATGTGGTAAGCGTGAAAGGGCCACTCGGGACGCTGAGTCAGAAAGTGGACTCGGACATCAAGGTAGAGGTCGGCACGCACAAGGACATCCACACCGGAAACGAAATTCCCGCCGTGCTCGTATCGCGTCCTACCAACCAGCCCCGCCACCGTTCGCTGCACGGTCTCTACCGCGCGCTGATCAACAACATGGTCGTCGGCGTATCGAAGGGCTACGAAATCAAACAGGAGCTCGTGGGCGTCGGTTTCAAAGCCGAAGTCAAGGGCCAGATTCTCGAAATGAGTCTCGGTTATTCGCACGACACGCATTTCATGCTTCCCAAGGAGGTGACCGCTACCGCCGTGACGGAGAAGAAGGGCAACCCGATCGTAACGCTGAAGAGCATGGACAAGCAGCTCATCGGCCAAGTCGCCGCCAAGATCCGTTCGCTGCGCAAGCCGGAGCCGTACAAGGGCAAGGGTATCAAGTTCGTCGGCGAGCAGTTGCGTCGCAAGGCCGGCAAATCAGCAGGTGCTAAATAG
- the rplC gene encoding 50S ribosomal protein L3, with the protein MSGLIGKKIGMTSVYSAEGKNIPCTVIEAGPCVVTQIKTVEKDTYEAVQIAYDEKSEKHTSSSLLGHFKKAGTTPKRKMAEFKGMPEVNLGDTLTVELFSEEDWVDVTGISKGKGFQGVVKRHGFGGVGGQTHGQHNRQRKPGSLGASSYPSRVFKGKRLPGQMGGEQVKVLNLRVLKVIPESNLILVKGSIPGAKGAYLTIEK; encoded by the coding sequence ATGTCAGGACTTATTGGAAAGAAAATCGGAATGACTTCCGTTTACAGTGCCGAGGGTAAGAATATACCATGCACTGTCATTGAGGCTGGTCCGTGCGTTGTTACGCAAATCAAGACCGTGGAGAAGGACACCTACGAAGCGGTACAGATTGCCTATGACGAGAAAAGTGAAAAGCACACCAGCAGCAGTTTGTTAGGACACTTCAAGAAAGCCGGCACTACCCCTAAGCGCAAAATGGCTGAATTCAAGGGTATGCCCGAAGTGAATCTCGGCGACACGCTTACCGTGGAACTCTTCTCGGAAGAGGACTGGGTGGACGTGACCGGGATATCGAAAGGTAAAGGCTTCCAAGGCGTTGTGAAGCGTCACGGTTTCGGCGGCGTGGGCGGACAGACCCACGGTCAGCACAACCGTCAGCGCAAACCCGGTTCGCTGGGCGCATCGTCCTATCCCTCGCGCGTCTTCAAGGGCAAGCGCTTGCCCGGCCAGATGGGCGGTGAGCAGGTCAAGGTTTTGAACCTGCGCGTATTGAAAGTTATTCCTGAGAGCAACCTTATCCTCGTGAAAGGTTCGATTCCGGGAGCAAAGGGTGCTTATTTAACAATTGAGAAGTAG
- the rpsJ gene encoding 30S ribosomal protein S10, with translation MNQKIRIKLKSFDHNLVDKSAEKIVKTVKSTGAVVSGPVPLPTHKQIFTVNRSTFVNKKAREQFQLCTFKRILDIYSSTPKTIDALMKLELPSGVEVEIKV, from the coding sequence ATGAACCAGAAGATTAGAATCAAGTTAAAGTCATTCGATCACAATCTCGTGGACAAATCGGCCGAGAAGATTGTGAAGACTGTGAAGAGCACGGGCGCCGTTGTGAGCGGTCCTGTGCCCCTTCCCACGCACAAGCAGATTTTCACGGTGAACCGCTCGACTTTCGTCAACAAGAAAGCCCGCGAGCAGTTCCAGCTCTGCACCTTCAAGCGCATCCTCGACATCTATTCGTCGACGCCCAAAACGATCGACGCGCTGATGAAACTGGAGCTTCCCTCAGGTGTGGAGGTCGAAATCAAGGTGTGA